Proteins from one Mycobacterium adipatum genomic window:
- a CDS encoding LppX_LprAFG lipoprotein: MQTRPRAVRILLPFFAILMAAAALVGCGSKTNDAPLPDAATLITESAATTRSQQSVHLELAVDGEIKELPIATLSGDLTNAPAVAAQGKADIIFLGQKLTDVAFVVADGDLYGAITKGGNMQNFGPATDIYDVSAILNPDTGLANILASFSDPQAVGRESIGGSDAVKITGTVSAEAVNKIAPQLKASAPAPATAWIREDGDHQLAQVQIEPSAGKTITMTLTDWGKAVTVTKPGS, from the coding sequence ATGCAGACGCGCCCCCGTGCAGTCCGGATCCTTCTTCCCTTCTTCGCCATCCTGATGGCGGCCGCCGCCCTCGTCGGCTGCGGATCGAAGACCAACGACGCCCCCCTCCCCGACGCGGCCACCCTGATCACCGAATCGGCCGCGACCACCCGCAGCCAGCAGAGCGTGCACCTGGAACTCGCTGTCGACGGCGAGATCAAGGAATTGCCCATCGCCACCCTCAGCGGCGACCTGACCAACGCCCCCGCCGTGGCGGCCCAGGGCAAGGCCGACATCATCTTCCTCGGGCAGAAGCTCACCGACGTCGCCTTCGTCGTCGCCGACGGTGACCTCTACGGCGCGATCACCAAGGGCGGCAACATGCAGAACTTCGGTCCCGCCACCGACATCTACGACGTGTCCGCGATCCTGAACCCGGACACCGGCCTGGCGAACATCCTGGCCAGTTTCTCCGATCCCCAGGCCGTGGGCCGGGAGTCCATCGGCGGTTCCGACGCCGTGAAGATCACCGGAACCGTCAGCGCCGAGGCGGTCAACAAGATCGCCCCGCAGCTCAAGGCCAGTGCTCCTGCCCCGGCCACCGCGTGGATCCGCGAGGACGGCGACCATCAGCTGGCCCAGGTCCAGATCGAGCCGTCGGCGGGTAAGACCATCACCATGACGCTCACCGACTGGGGCAAGGCCGTCACCGTCACGAAGCCCGGCAGCTGA
- a CDS encoding riboflavin synthase: MFTGIVEELGEIIGKEDLPDAARFVIRGPVVTSDAGHGDSIAVNGVCLTVVEVRPDGAFTADVMAETLDRSSLRAVDVGSQVNLERAAAVNSRLGGHIVQGHVDGTGAVVARTPSQNWEVVRIALPPELARYVVEKGSITVDGISLTVSGLGDDWFEVSLIPTTLSMTTLGGAAVGTPVNLEVDVIAKYVERLMADRDR; encoded by the coding sequence ATGTTCACCGGAATCGTTGAAGAACTCGGCGAGATCATCGGCAAAGAGGACCTCCCGGACGCCGCGCGTTTCGTGATCCGCGGGCCGGTGGTGACCTCCGACGCTGGTCACGGCGACTCGATCGCGGTCAACGGTGTCTGCCTGACGGTCGTGGAGGTGCGCCCGGACGGCGCGTTCACCGCCGATGTGATGGCCGAGACGCTCGACAGGTCGAGCCTGCGTGCCGTCGATGTCGGCAGTCAGGTCAACCTGGAGCGGGCGGCGGCGGTCAACAGCCGGCTCGGCGGCCATATCGTCCAGGGCCATGTGGACGGTACCGGCGCGGTGGTGGCCCGGACCCCGTCGCAGAACTGGGAAGTCGTGCGCATCGCGCTGCCGCCGGAGTTGGCCCGTTATGTCGTGGAGAAGGGCTCGATCACCGTCGACGGGATCTCGCTGACGGTCTCGGGACTGGGTGATGACTGGTTCGAGGTGTCGCTGATCCCGACGACGCTATCGATGACCACGCTCGGCGGTGCCGCGGTCGGCACTCCGGTCAATCTGGAGGTCGATGTGATCGCCAAATATGTCGAACGGCTGATGGCCGACCGCGACCGCTGA
- a CDS encoding MFS transporter has translation MTAAPSHRAAGSAGTNRRLAISAGGLAVTLGALDTYVVITIMTDIMRDVGIPINQIQQVTPIVTSYLLGYIAAMPLLGKASDRFGRKLILQGGLLGFMLGSVVTALAGDLTTLVIGRTILGVASGALLPVTLALAADLWSARGRATVLGGIGAAQELGSVLGPLYGIAVVWALNTWRDIFWINIPMAAVAMVMIHFSVPSRDRDQPRHKVDVIGGVLLAIALGAAVVGLYNPAPDGKNLLPSYGIPLIVVAVLTMVGFFVWEKKATTRLLEPAGVQFRPFLAALAASLTAGAALMVTLVNVELFGQGVLGMDKNEAVVLLLRFLIALPIGALLGGWLATRIGDRPIAVTGLLIAAFGYWLISHWDVNVLSARHDLGLFTLPAFDTDLALAGFGLGLVIGPLTSAALRVVPAAEHGIASAAVVVARMIGMLIGMAALSAWGLYRFNQILQSLPVVDTGNLLDAGRQLLDNTRLAYTMQYGEIFGITAVVCVVGALAALLISDSSRRDELDTPPAARSGGALKR, from the coding sequence ATGACGGCGGCGCCCAGCCACCGGGCCGCGGGTTCGGCGGGCACCAACCGCCGCCTGGCGATCAGTGCCGGTGGCCTCGCGGTCACCCTGGGTGCCCTCGACACCTACGTCGTCATCACGATCATGACCGACATCATGCGTGATGTCGGCATCCCGATTAACCAGATCCAGCAGGTCACGCCGATCGTCACGAGCTACCTGCTGGGTTATATCGCGGCCATGCCGCTGCTGGGCAAGGCATCGGACCGGTTCGGCCGCAAGCTGATCCTGCAGGGCGGTCTGCTCGGATTCATGCTCGGATCGGTGGTCACCGCCCTGGCCGGCGACCTGACCACCCTGGTCATCGGCCGCACCATCCTGGGCGTCGCGAGCGGTGCCCTGCTGCCCGTCACCCTCGCACTGGCCGCCGACCTCTGGTCGGCGCGCGGACGCGCCACCGTGCTGGGCGGTATCGGCGCGGCACAGGAACTCGGCAGCGTGCTGGGCCCGCTGTACGGCATTGCCGTGGTGTGGGCGCTGAACACCTGGCGGGACATCTTCTGGATCAACATTCCGATGGCCGCCGTCGCGATGGTGATGATCCATTTCAGCGTGCCGTCGCGTGATCGCGATCAACCTCGGCACAAGGTGGACGTCATCGGCGGCGTGCTGCTCGCCATCGCACTGGGCGCCGCGGTCGTCGGCCTGTACAACCCGGCACCGGACGGTAAGAACCTGCTGCCCAGCTACGGCATCCCGCTGATCGTCGTGGCGGTGCTGACCATGGTCGGGTTCTTCGTCTGGGAGAAGAAGGCCACCACCCGACTGCTGGAACCCGCCGGGGTTCAGTTCCGGCCCTTCCTGGCCGCGCTGGCCGCCTCGCTGACCGCCGGCGCCGCGCTGATGGTGACGCTGGTCAACGTCGAGCTGTTCGGCCAGGGTGTGCTCGGCATGGACAAGAACGAAGCGGTCGTCCTGCTGCTGCGCTTCCTCATCGCCCTGCCGATCGGTGCGTTGCTCGGCGGCTGGCTGGCCACCCGCATCGGTGACCGGCCGATCGCGGTGACCGGTCTGCTCATCGCCGCATTCGGGTACTGGTTGATCTCACACTGGGATGTCAATGTGTTGTCCGCGCGGCACGATCTGGGACTGTTCACCCTGCCGGCCTTCGATACCGACCTGGCGCTGGCCGGTTTCGGCCTCGGTCTGGTCATCGGCCCGCTCACCTCGGCGGCGCTGCGCGTCGTGCCCGCCGCCGAGCACGGGATCGCTTCGGCCGCTGTGGTCGTCGCCCGGATGATCGGCATGCTCATCGGGATGGCCGCGCTGTCGGCGTGGGGGCTGTACCGCTTCAACCAGATCCTGCAGTCGCTACCGGTCGTCGACACCGGCAATCTGCTCGACGCCGGCAGACAACTGCTGGACAACACCCGGCTCGCCTACACCATGCAGTACGGCGAGATCTTCGGCATCACCGCGGTGGTGTGTGTCGTCGGCGCCCTGGCCGCGCTGCTGATCAGCGACAGCAGCCGCCGCGACGAGCTCGACACCCCGCCGGCAGCGCGATCAGGCGGTGCGCTCAAGCGGTGA
- a CDS encoding sugar phosphate isomerase/epimerase family protein, with amino-acid sequence MSTSTGLAGLGGGRLLSLAPLTVLELDPAELVACAASAGYDAVGLRLIPATAQEPVWPTVGRTPLILETKRRLDDSGLRVVDIEVLRLRAQTRVRADFEAVLETGAYLGASEILVTGNDPDHGRTADNLAELALLAADFGLTPNLEPMPWTEVKDLREGAAILSACQADVGLLVDAIHYDRAMNTPAELAGLPRHWIRYAQICDAPAQRPGTVAEMMRQGRSARLLPGAGAIDLIAMLRALPTGIPISVEAPLRSAAPATLRAAAAARAARAAARAARAVLAQADDAPWSPLERTA; translated from the coding sequence ATGAGCACGTCGACAGGGTTGGCCGGTCTCGGTGGGGGACGGCTTCTTTCGCTGGCGCCGCTGACGGTGCTCGAACTCGACCCGGCGGAGCTGGTGGCGTGTGCGGCGTCGGCCGGATATGACGCCGTCGGGTTGCGGCTGATCCCGGCCACCGCCCAGGAACCGGTGTGGCCCACCGTCGGCCGCACCCCGTTGATTCTGGAAACCAAGCGGCGCCTTGATGATTCCGGGTTGCGCGTGGTGGACATCGAGGTGCTCCGACTGCGCGCCCAGACCAGGGTGCGCGCCGATTTCGAGGCCGTCCTGGAGACCGGCGCGTATCTCGGCGCCTCGGAGATCCTGGTCACCGGCAACGACCCCGACCACGGCCGGACGGCGGACAATCTCGCCGAGTTGGCTTTGCTGGCTGCAGATTTCGGGTTGACTCCGAATCTCGAACCCATGCCGTGGACCGAGGTGAAGGACCTCCGCGAGGGCGCGGCGATCCTGTCGGCATGCCAGGCGGACGTGGGCCTGCTGGTGGACGCCATTCACTATGACCGCGCCATGAACACGCCCGCCGAGCTGGCCGGGCTGCCGCGGCACTGGATCCGTTACGCGCAGATCTGCGACGCACCCGCGCAGCGGCCGGGCACGGTGGCCGAGATGATGCGCCAGGGCCGCAGTGCGCGGTTGCTTCCCGGCGCCGGCGCCATCGATCTGATCGCGATGTTGCGCGCCCTGCCCACGGGCATCCCGATCAGTGTCGAGGCCCCGCTGCGCAGCGCCGCGCCGGCGACGCTGCGGGCGGCTGCGGCCGCGCGCGCCGCCCGCGCGGCCGCGCGCGCCGCCCGCGCGGTCCTCGCGCAGGCCGACGACGCGCCGTGGTCACCGCTTGAGCGCACCGCCTGA